The Lacticaseibacillus pabuli region AGTAACATTAGGTTTCACAGTAGTATGCTCCTTTCCTTCTGACGCAGATTTAGTGCCTGCAAACGGGTCTACAGTCGTCTTCTTGTGCGGTGCGGCCTTCACAACATCAATGTTGCGAGTACCATCAGGCTGCTGCGTGACTTTGTACTCCACGTTTTCTGAAGTATGAACGTAGAACTCCTTCGGTTCCGCTTCCTTCTTGGTCGGCTTCTTAGGATTCTTCGCGCCTTCTACTTCAGGGGCTAGACCAAATTCCTCACGATTGATGACCAGCTCACTCAAATCAAGATCAGCATGACTTGAGCGCTTGTTGTCGTTCAGTTCTTCAAACGTCTGCGGATGGTTGAACCGATCACCAAGGTACTCATAGGCAAAAAGCATGCCGTAGCCTTTGGTCGAGTCTGCAAATACGGGCCATGCTGTGATATTTTGGCCCATAAGATCCTGACGTTGCTTGGCACGGATCAAGACCCATTCTCCTTTTCGCATCTGTCGCAATTCTTCCGCAGTCATCAAGTCACGCGCCTGTTCACTTTCGCCATAAGACTTGTCTAAGCTCAGCGGATCGCCGTGTCGAGATGGCGCAATGATGGTCTTCTTACCTAAAAGTGACGCAAAATATTCTGGATCATGCTTGCCTTCAGGAAGGATACAAAGCTTATTCCCACACGCATCGAGGATGGCTTCGGCGCCACGCTCCCCATACTTATCTTGTAGCTGTGGAATCGACTGAAAGACTAAGTCGTACAAGATGCCCCGCTGCAAGCCGACGTTCATCGAACGCGACAAGCCATAGATTGCCGGAATGTTGGAAACTTCCTCGTAGAGATTCAGGACTCGACGCGGTAAAGCCGAATCTTTGGACATCGTGGCCAACTTCGATAAAACGTAAGAAATCTGCGACAAGAACGTGGAAACAATCATGTAGTTGGAGTCGTCATAGTCTGGATAGCAGATAAATAAAGCAATCGGTTTCTCTCCGGTCGCCAATTGAGAGATGTCCATATCGCTATGCGACGTTAGCCTGGCAATCGAGTTCAGCGTGAAGTTCTTCAATTTCGCCATGGCGCCTGTGTAAATCCCGGAACGGGTAATCCCTTGAGAGAAGGTAATCGTGCCGTATTGTAACTTAGCCGGGTCATTGATCGCCAAGCTGCTAAAGAACTCGTCTAGCGACGTTGTCCCATTTTCATCAGGATTTGTTCCTAGTTCATTGAGCATGACCGAAACGGTGTACATGGTGACGCGTTCTGGTGTATCCGCTTTATAACAGACCCGACACACGGCTAGAATTAACGCGTTACACAACGCTATCGACGCTTCCTCCCACATCGGATCCGAATGATTTTGATCGTTGTGGAAGATTGAATAACTGAGGGTGTTGCAAAGTCGCTGCGCTTCGTCATAGTCTTGCTTCCAATAGGCAACCTTGACCAATTCCAAAGGGTTATAACCCATCGAAAATTCTGGCGTGATAAGATTTAGGATCTTCACGTCCCAGCCATGACGTTCAAACTCAGCTTTCGTATTCTTGACCATATCCCCTTTTAAATCAGTTATAATCACTGACTCTTTGATCGTTGCACGCATGATCAAATCAAGCTTGGGATAAGTGAATGCTTGAGTTTTCCCTGATTGCGTCCCCGCGACCGCAGCAGTGTTGGTCTTGTTACGATCAACCAGGTCATATCCATGCTCTGGTTCGGAATCTCGCTTGTTTTCAACGAGTTCACCCCCTTCGCGTTGCTTACGGGCGGCGATCGCATCAAAACCAATCGCCGCTTGCACTGGCTTCATGGTGTAGGTTTTTGGAATTGTTAAGGTCAACGCATCAGCTTGATCCAGAGGAATGTGCAACTGTGGCGTCCCTGGATACCCTTCATATAAACTATCGTCAAGCGGGATCGCCACACTTTCTACTGCTAGTTCTTCCGGTTCTGCGAAGCGTGCAGTACCCATTGATCCAGTGTTGATGTCACGATAAGCAATCCGCATCTGATAGAGCTTCATCGGCACTTTCCACAGCCAAAATAACAACGCTATTGCCAATGGAATCAGCAAGAATGCTGGCTGCGTCAGTGGCACAAACAGACTTTTCAGGCTGAATACCTGCCGCCAAGGAAAGTACATTAATTGCGCATTAGCAATATTTTTAGGCCCGGCCTGAATCAGGTTATGTGCCATCGTTCCAAAGTAATAGATGACGTGGGTCACCAGGTTTGCAAACATGTACACGCCGACGAAGCTGAGTACCCCAACGGTCGCAATCATCTTAGGAGCAGCAAGAATTTTCTTCCATTGTTTAAACGGCGTATTCATTAAAGTGATCACCTCTTCTTAACAAATTGCATGAAAAAAAGCAGTCAGACAAAGGGATTGTCTGACTGCTTGCATGCGGTTCTAAATCAAAACGTATAAAGATATTGCCGCACTGATCGTGAGTGCGCTATAATGTAATTGTAGTAAAAACACCGACGACACTTGTTCAGCGCCGCCGGTGTAGGCAAGGCCGGATTCCTCCGGTGGCCAGCTAAATCAAGTTACTTTTCAATAACCGTCAGCCGGGAAGCAGGACGGTTATTTTTTGTTGTCGTTTTTCATGATTTCCACGATTAGGACCGCGAAGGCGATCATCAAGGAAAGCGTCTGATAGACACTCATGCTTGCTCCTTTCAGAGCAACGACTACAACAAAGGCTCATAGGCATCACTCCCTTCTTTACGAAAGCAGCTAGCCACCGTCCGGCCTTTCCTCACCAAAATACATTCTACCAGAATTTCTGGCGCATACCTACCTTATTCATAACGGCTATCGTCGTTGAGTCTTATTCAGACGTATTCGGCGCCAAGCGTTCTGCACGTCTGCAATCCCTTCTTGGATACCAAACACCAGCGTCGTTGCTGTTGCAACGGCAATGATTAAGCTCAGCCAACCGTTCAGCCCTGGCATGATCCGTTGAAGAAGGCCGCCACCAACGTAGCTGGCAATCAAGTACAGGGCAAGGTTCGCAACGCTGAGCTTCAGCATGACGCTAATTAGATCGACGAAGGCCACTCCGGCAGCAAGTAGTGCGATCGTCGCGATAACTTGATACGGCTGGCCTACTGGTAATTTTTCCATCTGATTCGATGCGATCCAGATGGCTGCGACTAGAAGAAAGAAACCACATACTAATTGAGCCGCCTTATAGATCTTATTGTGGCGCCGATTGTATGCTGCCACGCGCGCGTCCCACGACTGGTTGTCATCATAAGTAATGACGACTGTGTGCACCAAGTTTCCTGCCGAAACCAGCCCCAAAACATCCATGCCAGCGGATTCAAGCTCATATAGCGCGTCACTGACCCGATCGTTCAAGGCGCCCGCAGAAAGCGCAGTAACCGTCTTTATGGCTTTCATCCGGATCACCGCCCCATCGTCGCTTGAACAGATTGCTTAACCTTTACAGGTTCATTGTTACGTTGTGTCGGCTGAACCTGCTCTGGCCCCTGGCTTTTTTCTTGATGTTGATCTTGAGACTTTTCCATTGATGCCGAAACGTCATTGATGATGGCGTTCGCGCCACGTTGAATGTCATTCATAATTGCTGCTTGTTGCTGCTCAGGCGCACCATCAACCGCTGTGAACTGATCTGTCCAGCCAGCAATATACGGCTTGGCACGTTCAAAAGTATTGATTCCCATGGACTTGCAGACAACATAGCTGGTCATCTCGGCTTGTAGTTCTTTGATCCCGCGATAGGTTTCTCCCAATACATCGTGAGTATCCCAGAACTTTGAAACGTCCTTACTTTCAGAGTTATGAAGCCGAACATGGGCAATCTCATGAACCAGTGTTGCAGCGTACTCTTCCTTACCCAGCCCCTGTTTCATAAAAATCTCGACAGGTTGGCCATCTGGTGTGCTGATTGCGGCACCTTTGGCCGCACCAAGCTTACCCGTAACTGTTGGAAAACGAGTTGTCGTTGAGTTTGTTACTGGTGCGCCAAGCTTGCTGGCTTCGTCACGCAAAGCCGCAATCAGCCGATCGACAGTTTCTGGATGCTTGTCGGGGAACTCGAAAGGCCGATTGGGAAAAATCTTGGGGTAGTCCGCTGCTTTGGCATTAGTCTGAGTAATATCAAAGACGCTGCCCAAGCTGAAGTACGTCCCTGATTGCGTCGGCACATTTGGATCCTTGGCGGCCACCTTTGCCTTCGTACCCGCACTAAGCTTGGAGTAGGGTACGAAGGCTTTAGACTCATCATCCAGATACCGTTTATACGAAACCGGCACTAGAATTTTGAGTCCATGCTCGCCACGTTTGACGTGTAGCCCTTTATCCGACCAAGTCTTGTATGGCGCTACATATAAGGCATCTTCGTACTGTGAGCGGATCAAGGCTGTATTGCGAACCGAGTAGTTGTATTGGGTGGCCATGAAGTTCAGAAATTCTAAGCGATCCTTAGGTGACATCGAATCCATCCGAATTTTCGGAATGGCGTTGGTCATCAATTCCTTGATCTCTTTTTGTAACTCCTCTGGACTTTTCTTGGGATATTTCTTTTGAGCCATTGCTAGACCTCCTTCCTAAAAAATTCTGATTTGGTCAGCACTGGCGTGAAGTCGTCATCCGAATCATCGTCTGTGGCGTCTTGCTGCAGACGAGCGTCGGCATCATCAAGCATGGCTTGCAGAACAGCTGCGCGTTCACGAGTGACCACTGCAATCACACGATCACCGGTCGCACAGTCCACGCCGGTGATCTGCGGCCCGATCACCGACTCCAAAATGATTAAGTCTTCCATAGCAACCTCCTAGCCCCGTGACTGGTAAGGGTCATCATAAGGAGACCGTCCGAAACTCGACTCTGGCATTGGTGGCTGCTGAGCTTGTGATTCCTGGCGTGATTGAGCACTACGTTGTTGCGCCTGACGTGGAACAGGCGCTTCATCCGCGCTATCTGCCATGATGTAGTAATCAAACGCTTGGATCCGATAGCTGGTGTGCGCGTTACCGTCATCTGTTTGATAGGAGTTGGACGACCAGCAGCCGTTGATCAAAACAACAGTGCCTTGGCTTAAATGACCACTGTTGATCTCCTCAAGAAATTGTTCGGCCAAATCTCCTGAGAATTGCACTGGCGCTGAGTCCGTGTGGACGTTGCCGTCATTGTAGTGACGCGTATTTTGCATATAAACTTGCACATATTTACGACTCTTGCTCTCGCTTACCTTTGCTTGAGAGACAACAGTGCCCATGAACGAAATTGTATTTTGCATTTGCATAATGTTATTTTCCTCTCTAATAAAAACAGCGTCTCAATTAGGGACGCTGCTTAGTCGTATATTCATTTCACTTCATTGCAACTTGAGAAGCCATCGTAGAGCCTGAATCAACCGCCGGAGCGGATGATTCTAGCCCTTCTTCGGGATCACTAGTCGTTTCGGTATCTGAGTCTTGCACGGTAATTGTAGTGCTTGCAGTCGTCTGTTGTCCAAACTTGTCGGTAACAGTGTAGGTGAGCTTATACTGACCGGGAGTATCCGAATCGACATTACCAACAATTTCAATGCTTACGTCGCCATACTTGCTGGCAGCCGCAATATCATTAACCTGTACAGGTTCACCGGCTTTAACTGTAGTTGGGATCTTACTGATATCGAGTGTCGGCTTATCAGCAAACACCGTAACTTGCTGTGAAGCTGTGTCGAGCTCACCATTAGTATCCGCAATTTGGTAAGCCAAATCATAAATTCCCGGCTTGGACGTATCAACGCTACCACTTACGGCTACCCGACCAGACAGATTACCGTCTTGGAAGTCTTTAGCCCAAACGCCACTCATTGCATCAAATGTAGTACCGACTTCGATCGATGTATTGGCATGAGTCACGTAAAGCACTGGTGCATCATTGTAGATCACTACTTCACGTTTTGCACTCGCAGTGTGGCCAGCGCTATCAGTAACAGCATAGTGCACCCAATATGTGCCTGGTGTGTTCACATCGACCTCTGAAGCATCGACATGAACATCACTGATCAGGTTTCCGTCTTCAATGTCTCGTGCGGCCACACCTGTAAGATAATTGATATTGCCTTGATGCGCATGAAACTTCATTGTCCCCAAGGCTAAGATCACAGGGGCATGATCAACTTTCACTGGTGTGGTTTGGCCGGAATTGTTGCCGGTATCTGGTACTGTAGCCGTTCCCTCATCGACTGGTAACGTAGGCGTCGTCTCTGCTGCACTCTGATCACCGTTAACGTTTCCAACATTATCAAGTGGCGTCAAAACTGCATCATCGTTGCTAACATCTGCACCGGCTGACTTGCTGTCACTGTCTTTGCCTTTATCATCTTCAGCCAATGCCTTTGCCGCCAAAGCGACAAACTCCTTAGTAGTATC contains the following coding sequences:
- a CDS encoding VirD4-like conjugal transfer protein, CD1115 family yields the protein MNTPFKQWKKILAAPKMIATVGVLSFVGVYMFANLVTHVIYYFGTMAHNLIQAGPKNIANAQLMYFPWRQVFSLKSLFVPLTQPAFLLIPLAIALLFWLWKVPMKLYQMRIAYRDINTGSMGTARFAEPEELAVESVAIPLDDSLYEGYPGTPQLHIPLDQADALTLTIPKTYTMKPVQAAIGFDAIAARKQREGGELVENKRDSEPEHGYDLVDRNKTNTAAVAGTQSGKTQAFTYPKLDLIMRATIKESVIITDLKGDMVKNTKAEFERHGWDVKILNLITPEFSMGYNPLELVKVAYWKQDYDEAQRLCNTLSYSIFHNDQNHSDPMWEEASIALCNALILAVCRVCYKADTPERVTMYTVSVMLNELGTNPDENGTTSLDEFFSSLAINDPAKLQYGTITFSQGITRSGIYTGAMAKLKNFTLNSIARLTSHSDMDISQLATGEKPIALFICYPDYDDSNYMIVSTFLSQISYVLSKLATMSKDSALPRRVLNLYEEVSNIPAIYGLSRSMNVGLQRGILYDLVFQSIPQLQDKYGERGAEAILDACGNKLCILPEGKHDPEYFASLLGKKTIIAPSRHGDPLSLDKSYGESEQARDLMTAEELRQMRKGEWVLIRAKQRQDLMGQNITAWPVFADSTKGYGMLFAYEYLGDRFNHPQTFEELNDNKRSSHADLDLSELVINREEFGLAPEVEGAKNPKKPTKKEAEPKEFYVHTSENVEYKVTQQPDGTRNIDVVKAAPHKKTTVDPFAGTKSASEGKEHTTVKPNVTSEIKEDLRSIEEVFTKGQLEMLHNVVEHHMPVDRQLIFMGYETVGEMKIFLIKNRDLLPEAYRQLKILFQIKDEEL
- a CDS encoding putative holin-like toxin produces the protein MSVYQTLSLMIAFAVLIVEIMKNDNKK
- a CDS encoding ArdC-like ssDNA-binding domain-containing protein, which produces MAQKKYPKKSPEELQKEIKELMTNAIPKIRMDSMSPKDRLEFLNFMATQYNYSVRNTALIRSQYEDALYVAPYKTWSDKGLHVKRGEHGLKILVPVSYKRYLDDESKAFVPYSKLSAGTKAKVAAKDPNVPTQSGTYFSLGSVFDITQTNAKAADYPKIFPNRPFEFPDKHPETVDRLIAALRDEASKLGAPVTNSTTTRFPTVTGKLGAAKGAAISTPDGQPVEIFMKQGLGKEEYAATLVHEIAHVRLHNSESKDVSKFWDTHDVLGETYRGIKELQAEMTSYVVCKSMGINTFERAKPYIAGWTDQFTAVDGAPEQQQAAIMNDIQRGANAIINDVSASMEKSQDQHQEKSQGPEQVQPTQRNNEPVKVKQSVQATMGR
- a CDS encoding single-stranded DNA-binding protein, producing the protein MQMQNTISFMGTVVSQAKVSESKSRKYVQVYMQNTRHYNDGNVHTDSAPVQFSGDLAEQFLEEINSGHLSQGTVVLINGCWSSNSYQTDDGNAHTSYRIQAFDYYIMADSADEAPVPRQAQQRSAQSRQESQAQQPPMPESSFGRSPYDDPYQSRG
- a CDS encoding immunoglobulin-like domain-containing protein; the encoded protein is MKSEQQEDDKKRRKWPLIVLFSAIVLGGGGLFAHNIASNQSSSTPSKIQVPVKKHTKKKSSPDSLIESATGSSKQDKQAKSADNLVDSLFSGEGDAKTADEILKAIINPVGAVAKAVTSDTTKEFVALAAKALAEDDKGKDSDSKSAGADVSNDDAVLTPLDNVGNVNGDQSAAETTPTLPVDEGTATVPDTGNNSGQTTPVKVDHAPVILALGTMKFHAHQGNINYLTGVAARDIEDGNLISDVHVDASEVDVNTPGTYWVHYAVTDSAGHTASAKREVVIYNDAPVLYVTHANTSIEVGTTFDAMSGVWAKDFQDGNLSGRVAVSGSVDTSKPGIYDLAYQIADTNGELDTASQQVTVFADKPTLDISKIPTTVKAGEPVQVNDIAAASKYGDVSIEIVGNVDSDTPGQYKLTYTVTDKFGQQTTASTTITVQDSDTETTSDPEEGLESSAPAVDSGSTMASQVAMK